The Geobacter metallireducens GS-15 region TCAGCTCCTGATGGATGGTTACTTGACGGGGTCGTAGCCACCGGGGTGGTACGGATGACATTTCATGATCCGGACGGCACTGTACCACAGCCCTTTGAGAAGGCCGTGCCGCATGAGCGATTCCTTGGCATAGGTTGAACAGGAGGGATAGAAGCGGCAGGTGGGCCCGGTGAGGGGCGAGAGGTAGCGCTGGTAGATGCCGATGATCTTGATGAGAATCTTCAGCATGATCGTGTGAGGCCCGCAAGGCGCTCCACCACCCGGTCCAGTTCCTTGCAGACTCCCTGGTAGTCGAGCTTGTCAGCTCCCCTTCGGGCAATTATGTTGATGTCGAGGGGAGGAAAGAGCGCCTTGTGCAGTCGATAGTACTCCCGCACAAGGCGCTTGATCCGGTTTCTGGTTACCGCATTACCTACCTTGCGGCTTACGGTGATGCCAATACGACAGGCTGGATCAGGCCCCGCTGCCCAAAGAACTAGGAAACAGGGGGTGCTGATCTTGCGCGAGCTCTCCGAGAGCCTGAGAAAATCGACTCTTTTGAGTAGGCGCTCGTCTTTGGTGAA contains the following coding sequences:
- the yidD gene encoding membrane protein insertion efficiency factor YidD produces the protein MLKILIKIIGIYQRYLSPLTGPTCRFYPSCSTYAKESLMRHGLLKGLWYSAVRIMKCHPYHPGGYDPVK
- the rnpA gene encoding ribonuclease P protein component → MFTFTKDERLLKRVDFLRLSESSRKISTPCFLVLWAAGPDPACRIGITVSRKVGNAVTRNRIKRLVREYYRLHKALFPPLDINIIARRGADKLDYQGVCKELDRVVERLAGLTRSC